The Christiangramia forsetii KT0803 DNA segment TGAAGATTCCTTTTGGAATCGCACAAATAGGAAAAGCTTTCCGTAACGAGATTGTAGCAAGACAATTCATCTTTAGAATGCGCGAGTTTGAACAAATGGAAATGCAATTTTTTGTACGTCCGGGCGAAGAACTGGAATGGTACGAGAAATGGAAAGAGATAAGACTGAACTGGCACAGATCACTAGGTCTTGGAGAAGAAAATTACCGTCTACACGATCATGAAAAATTAGCACATTATGCTAATGCAGCCGCAGATATAGAATTTGATTTTCCTTTTGGATTTAAAGAATTAGAAGGAATTCATTCAAGAACAGATTTTGATCTGAAAGCTCATGAAGAACATTCCGGTAAAAAATTAAGATTTTACGATCCTGAATTAAAGGAAAACTATGTGCCATATGTGATTGAAACTTCAATTGGCTTAGATAGAATGTTCCTTTCTGTTCTTTCGTCATCTTTAAAAGAAGAAGATCTGGGAGACGGGAATACAAGAACAGTCTTGAAGCTTCCTGCAGTTCTGGCGCCAACGAAAGCAGCAATTCTTCCATTAGTGAAGAAAGACGGACTGCCGGAATTAGCTCAAAAGATCGTTGACGAGCTTAAATGGGATTTTAAAGTTCAATATGATGAAAAAGATGCGATTGGAAGAAGGTATAGAAGACAGGATGCAGCAGGAACTCCGTTGTGTATAACTGTAGATCATGATTCTTTAGAGGATAATGCAGTAACCGTTAGATTCCGTGACAGTATGGAACAGAAAAGAGTTTCTATTGAGGAGTTGGACACTTTGATAAGAAAAGAAACCGATTTTAAAACCTGGATGAGAGGTTTTTCAGAATAAATACTCCTTAACTTAAGAATAATTTAAAAGGCAATTGATTTATTAATTGCCTTTTTTATTTCAATTAAGTCGATAATGTCTATTTTTAAACAATTATTTTAGTAAGACTCTTTTAAATGATGAAAAAATTACTTCTTCTATTTTCCTTAAGCTTTATTTTTCATCTTAATGCGTTAGGTCAAACAAATGAGATAGTTGGCCCGGCATTTATAGATTCAGCAAGTGTAATTAAAACGGGAGCGCTGTCTAAATCCAGGCTTATCCGGCATATTACCAAACCCAAGTTATATAATCCTCGAAATCGTGGAATTAATAAGGTGGTTCCGGGAAAGGGATTGCCAAAAGTAAAAGACCCTGCCTTGCAAAGCAAAATGGGGGATATTCCTGTTAAAGCCCCAATATTTTCATTTGACGGAGCGGTTACCAGGTCAACACCTAGTGATCCCACCGGTGCGGTAGGTAGAAATCACTATGTAAACGCATGGAATAGTGCCTTCGCAATTTGGGATAAAGATGGCAATGAAATTATCCCGCCTTCTTCTTTAGAAAGTATTGGCGGAGCTTTTAATAATGAAACTGATGGAGATCCAATTGTTTTTTATGATGAAGCTGCAGATAGATTTATTTTGATGCAGTTTAGTGCATCGCCCAGCAGTGGAAGTGCATCTCCTCCGGCTTTATTATTTGCTGTGTCCCAGGGTCCAGATCCTGTAAACAGCGGCTGGTACACGTATAGATTTGATCTGGGATCCTTGCCAGATTATCCAAAAATTTCTTTGTGGAACGATGGTTATTATATTACCACCAACAAAGATGCGTTGGAACCTCAGGGAAAGGAAATTGTATATGTCTTGGAAAGGGATAGGATGCTTCAGGGATCAGATAATGTTAGAATTTTAGGATTTCCACTTCCGGGGATACAGAATAACGGTTTTTATAGTCCTGCAGGTTTTAGCGTTATGGGCGGGGATTTGCCACCTCCCGGAAATGCTCCAATTATATATTTACAGGATGATGAATGGGTGGGTGTTAATCAGGATCATTTAAAATTGTGGCTAATGAATGTAAACTGGGATAATGTTGGTTCTTCAACTATTTCAGAAAGCCAGGAAATTACTGATGGAGTCTCACCCTTTACGGCAACCTTTGACGGTGGTGGATTCAAAAATCTACCTCAACCAGGTGATAACTCAGAAATAGATGCCCTGCAGGGGGCAATGATGTATATGACGCAGTACCGAAGGTTTGGTACGCATAATTCTGTGGTAATGAATTTTGTGGTAGATGTGGAACCGACAGCTGCGAAACATGCGGGAATTAGATGGTATGAACTCAGGCAACCTGCAGATGGTGCGCCCTGGAGTGTGTATCAGGAAGGGACCTATGCTCCAGATAATAGTGATAGATTTAGTGGAAGTATAGGAATTGATATGAGAGGAAATATTGCGATGGGTTATACCGTGGTAAACGATAATCCGGCCAATCCTGTTTTTCCATCGATTAGGTATACCGGTCGCTTCGTTAATGACCAGTTGGGATTAATGACCGTTCAGGAAGAGTCTATAGTGGAAGGGGAGAGCCCTCAGCCAAGACCGGAAGGAAGATATGGCGATTATGCCCATTTGAGTATAGACCCCGTAGATGATCTAACATTCTGGCATAATGCAGAATATTTTATAGGGGTAGATAGGGTAAATAAAGTTGGCGTGTTCAGGATCGCTGCTAATGAGCCAAATGATGTGGGTGTTGTGGTATTGGTAGGGCCTCAGAATGCAACGCTGACTAATTCTGAAGAAATTACTATTAGAATTAGAAATTATGGAACCAACGCTCAATCTAATTTTGAGGTAAGTTACCGTATTGATGGTGGTCCTTTAGTAACAGAAGTTTTTGAGGAAACCATTCCGGCAGAGAGTTCTGCTGAATTTACTTTTGAAGAAACAGGCGATTTCTCTGAAATTGGAGAAATATATACTTTAACGCTGTCTACAAATCTTGAAAATGACTCTAACACAAATAATGATTCTATAGAAGTCGAAGTAAAAAACCTGCCTCCTAATGATATTGGAGTGACATCTATCGATTCCCCTTTTACAGATGAGAACCTAACAAGTACTGAAGAGGTTACCATAACAATTTCAAATTTTGGAGGGGAGCCACAACAGGATTTCCCGGTTAGTTATCAAATAGGAAATAATGCTCCGGTTACTGAAACCTTCAATGAAGTGCTTGAAGTGGGTGAAGATGTGGTTTATACATTTAATCAGACTGCGAATTTAGCAAGCTTTGGAAGATATAGAATAGAGGCGAGAACCAGATTAGAGAATGATTTTGATCCATCTAACGATGCTGAAACTATTTCTGTGGCAAGCCTCAATTGTATTCCGGAAGGATCAGATTGTTCACAGGGCGATGGAATATTCTATTTTGAACTTGGAGATTATAGAAATGAGAGAATCCCTTGCACCAATGGTTATATAGATTTTATTGGAGGTACTACAGATCTGGATAGATCTCAGGGCGATTTTACGGTTACGGTTGAAACTGGATTTGCTGAAGGTGAAAGGGAAAAATTCTCTATGTGGATAGATTTTAACGATAATGCGGTTTTTGAAGACGAAGAACGTGTGATCTCTTCAGAAGTTATTCCGCAGGCGAACAGGTCTTTTTCTTATGATTTTAATATTCCGAGAGATGCAGATCTAGGTCAGCATTTACTTAGAATACGAGCTGGAGATACCAATTTCTCAGGAGATCTGAACGATCCGTGTTCAGTAATGGCTTATGGTACCACACATGATTACTCAGTGAATATCACTGATAGTACTCTGGATATCGAAGATTTTATTCTAAATGAAGCTGAATTGGTAGTGATCACGCTCCCTAATCAGGAAGATCAATACAGGGTGGTCATGGAAACCAGTTTTGGCGAGCCATTAAGAATAACTGTTCATGATCTTCTAGGGCAAAAATTAATCGAGAATCAGGTGGTGAACGATGGGGATGCCTATGTGTATGAACTGGATATGTCGTACGCTGCCCCGGGAGTTTACCTCGTTAGATTCGGAACCAGGAAAGTGGGGAAAGTCAAACGATTTATAGTAAAATAATTTATTTCAAATCCTGAATCTATCTGTATTTGTATTTCTTTCAGATAGCCTTATTTTTGGGAAAAATTCAATATACATGACCATTATTTCCTATAACGTAAACGGTATTCGTGCCGCTATACGCAAAGGTTTCTTAGACTGGCTTCAACAGTCAAATCCCGATGTAGTTTGTTTACAGGAGATCAAGGCACAACCCGAGCAGTTGGACCTCTCAGAATTTGAGAAAGCAGGATATCCTTATCACTACTGGTATCCGGCAAACAAGAAAGGATATAGCGGAGTGGCAATTCTCAGTAAAACGGAGCCTAAAAATGTCACTTACGGTACCGGGATTGATTATATGGATTTTGAAGGCAGGAGTATACGTGCAGATTTCGATAATTTTTCAGTGATGAGTCTTTATTTGCCTTCGGGAACAAATATTAACAGGCTGGAACTTAAATTCAAATTCATGGATGATTTTCAGCGATATATAGATCAGCTTAAATTGGAGATTCCGAATCTTATTATTTCTGGAGATTATAATATTTGTCATGAAGCCATAGATATTCATGATCCCGTGAGACTTAAAAATGTGTCAGGATTCCTTCCGGAAGAAAGAAAGTGGATAGATGGATTTATGGAAAATGGCTTTATAGATTCTTTTCGTCATTTTAATGAGGATCCCGATAATTATTCCTGGTGGAGTTACAGAGCCAATGCAAGAAATAATAATAAAGGCTGGCGTATAGATTATAACCTGGTATCTGAACCATTAAAAGATCGTTTAAGGCGTGCAGTTATTTTACCGGAAGCATACCATAGTGATCATTGTCCCGTTTTAGTAGAAATTGAATAAACATATTATGAATATTAGACTTACATCTGTTTTAGCTTTATTAGTATTAATGAGTTCCTGTGTTTCTTCAAAGAAATATGGAGAACTGGAAAGTAAAAATGCCAATTTACAGCGAGAGAATCGATCTGTTGCCAAGGAACTTGAAAATTATAGAAAGTCCAGCGAAGATCTTGATAAGGAGCTTTCAGGCTTAAAGACAGATTATGAAACTATAACCACTGAGCGTAACCAGCTCATGGAAAAGCTAACTGCGCTTGAAAAAAACTATGAAAGTTTAGAAAAATCTTATGATGCTTTAGAGCAAAATAGTTCTGCCGCCATTGCCGAGAATTCGAGACAAAACAGGGATCTACTGGGGCAGCTGGATGAAAAGGAAGCAGCGCTGCTTCAGGAAAAGAATCGCCTGGAAAAACTGGAGAAAGATCTTGCCTTGCGTTCTCAAAGAATTAATGACCTTGAAAACGTGATCGCAGCGAAGGATGCGAAAATGAATGCACTTAAAAATGCAGTTTCCAACGCACTTACCAATTTTGAAGGAAAAGGCTTAAGTGTTGAGCAAAGGGATGGGAAAGTATATGTATCTATGGAGAACAAATTGCTTTTTGATTCCGGCAGCTGGGCAGTAAATTCTGAAGGACGTAAAGCAGTACAGCAACTGGGAACGGTACTGGGACAAAATCCTGATATTGCAGTACTAATTGAAGGACATACAGACAATGTGCCTTATGGAGGAAGTGGCCAGCTAAAAGATAACTGGGATCTTTCTACAAAAAGAGCTACTGCAATCGTTCAGATCCTGCGTGAAAATTCAAATATAGATCCTCAAAGTCTTACTGCAGCTGGTCGGGGAGAATACGCCCCGGTTGGATCTAATGATACGGAAGCAGGAAAAGCCAAAAATCGTAGGATAGAAGTGATCCTTACCCCGAAACTAGATGAAATAACCAGAGTTTTAAACGAAATAGACTAAGAGAGAATGAAGTACACCAAACTTCCGAATACCGAACTAAAAGTTAGCAAAATTTGTCTGGGCTCCATGACCTGGGGACAGCAGAATTCAGAAGCTGAAGGTCATGAACAATTAGATTATGCACTGGATAAGGGGGTGAATTTTATTGATACAGCCGAAATGTATTCAACTCCTGCGAAACCGGAAACTCAGGGCAGCACCGAGAAGGTTATTGGAAGTTGGCTGAAGAAGACCGGTAGGCGCGATGAGGTAGTAATTGCTTCCAAAATTGCCGGACCTGCTGAAATGGTTTCACATATTCGTGAAAATATGGGTTATCACAGGGAAGCTTTGGAAGATGCTATTCATAATAGCTTAAAAAGGCTTCAAACAGATCATATAGACCTTTATCAGCTTCATTGGCCTGAAAGGAATACTAACTTTTTCGGAAAAAGAGGTTATGATCATTCCGAAGAAGAAAAATGGGAAGATAATTTCCGCCAGATTCTGGAAGATCTACAGCATTTTGTAGATCAGGGTAAAATAGGACATATCGGTCTTTCTAATGAAACTCCATTTGGTCTAATGCGTTTTCTTGAAGAAAGTAAAAATGATCTGCCAAGGGTGTCAACCGTTCAGAATCCTTATAATTTACTGAATAGGAAGGATGAAATTGGTCTAACCGAAATTCTGCATCGTGAGAATGTAGGTCTTTTTCCATATTCTCCTTTAGGAATGGGAACCTTAAGCGGAAAACATTTAAATGGAATTCAGAAAAATACAAGGTTGAGTCTTTTTCCGCAGTATAACAGATATTCTAATGAAGAAGCGGTAAGGGCGACAAGAAAGTATAAAGAACTGGCAGATAAACATGATATGAGCTTAACGCATTTAGCTTTAGCATTTGTGAATCAGCAGCCTTTTGTGACCAGTAATATTATTGGTGCCACCAGTATAGATCAGCTTAAAGAAAATATAGAAAGTATTGAGGTGGTTCTTTCCGAGGAAATCATGGAGGAGGTAAATGAGATTCATAATTCCATCCCAAATCCGGCACCTTAGTTAATAGCCTGTACCAGACTTTCGTGAATAAACATGGAGCGATCCAGGCTATCACGTACATGGAACCAGTCGGCAGTTTTGCCCTGAACCATTAATATTTCACCTTGTTTTCCTTTTTTGATCACAGATGAATTATTAGACGCAGGTTTATTCCTGAAATTTGCAATTTGAGAGTTCACCTTTAATCTCGGGGCTATTTCGCTTTTATCTAATTTTTGGTTTTCAGGTTCTTCGGTTAAATAAACAAAGCCTAACGGGTCAATGGCACCATCATTACTTCTATAAATTCCAAAATGTAAATGTGGAGGAGTGGTTTTTGCGTTTCCGGTATTTCCAACAAAACCAAGCGTATCACCAATGTTTACACGGCCAAGATCGGGCACGATGCTATCCAGATGCGCATAATATAAAGATTGTTTTCGTTTACTATCCCGTAACCAGACCTGCTTCCCGCCAAGGCCTTTTTCGCCAGTAAAACCGACTCTTCCCGAAGTGGGTGCAATCACTGGAGTGCCTCTATCGGCAAAAATGTCTATACCCTTATGATCTCTTTTTCCGCCATCACGCATATCGCCCCAATAACTTCCAATATCGGCATTGGCACCATTTAAGACGGGAAATAAATAGGTGGGAGATTTTTTAATCCCGATTTGGAATGAGGTATTTGCTTCAATTTCCGGCTGAATAACAATTTTATAAAGACCTTTTTCTTTTACCTCAAACTGTAAAATTCCGGTTTGTGATTCACCAGATTTGATCTTTTCAAATTCTTTATTTTCTGAATTAGTTATTTTATAAAGCTCAGAAAAAATAAGGGTAGAAGAGCTGTCTGTAAGTATTGTCGCTTCGATAACTTCCCCGGGAATGAGATAGGTTGCATAAGAATAAATGGCAAAATTCCTGGGTTTTAATTCACCGCTTTCAAGATAAGGCAATTCTATTTCAAGACTGTCGTCAAGTGCTTTGGTAATTCTATCTTCCCAGATTTTAAATAGTTCATCAGAGATATCATTATCTTTCTTATACTTTTCTTTTTCAGAAAGTCCGGTAATAAGTTCTTCCGCTTTCTCCAACTGGGAACAGGAGAAAAAGAACATGATTATAAGAAAGGGAAGTATTTTTATTGATCGCATATTTCACTCAAATGGAGTCACATATAATCAGTAATTATGCCATTTTTAGTCGAAAAGATGGCTAACTACATCTTCCATTTTAGCGACCTTAATAATTCTAATATTGAAATCTCCCTTCGGAATTTTACTTTGTTTGGAAAGCATAATGGATGCAAAACCTAATTTTTCAGCTTCCATGATGCGTTGCTCAATACGGGTTACGGGTCTTATTTCACCGGCAAGTCCTACCTCTGCAGCAAAACAGGTATCTTTTTCTAAAGCTATATCTTCGTTTGAAGAAAGAATGGCTGCAACTACAGCAAGATCTATGGCGGGATCGTCCACACTAATTCCTCCGGTTACGTTTAGAAAGACATCTTTAGCTCCAAGTCGAAAACCGGCTCTTTTTTCCAGAACCGCCAAAAGCATATTCAGTCTTTTAGCATTATAACCCGTAGTAGATCGCTGAGGTGTGCCGTAAACGGCCGTGCTCACTAACGCCTGGATTTCTATCATTAACGGTCGCATGCCTTCTAATGTAGATGCGATAGCAGTTCCACTAAGGTCTTCTTCGTTTTTGGAGATCAGAATTTCTGATGGATTGCTCACTTCTCGTAGCCCGCTGCCCTGCATTTCATAGATTCCTAATTCATGCGTAGAGCCAAACCTGTTTTTATGGGCCCTTAATATTCTATACACATGGTTTCTGTCACCTTCAAATTGAAGAACGGTGTCTACCATATGTTCCAGAACTTTTGGTCCTGCAATACTGCCCTCTTTGGTAATATGGCCAATAAGAATAACGGGAGTGTTACTTTCTTTGGCAAATTTAATAAGCTCTGCTGTGCATTCCCTAATTTGAGAGATACTTCCCGGGGCACTTTCAATATAGTCGCTGTGAAGTGTTTGAATGGAATCTATGATCACCACTTCTGGTTCTACTTCTTCTATCTGGCGGAAAATGCTTTGCGTCTTGGTTTCAGTAAGAATAAAGCAATTTGCGGGATTAGGATTTATACGTTCAGCGCGCATCTTGATCTGTTGCTGACTTTCTTCTCCGGAAACATACAGAACCCTGTAATTTAGCCCAAGGGATATTTGAAGTAGCAGTGTGCTTTTTCCTATTCCCGGTTCACCACCTAGAAGGGTTAAAGAACCCGGTACCAGACCACCACCAAGAACCCTGTCTAATTCATTATTGCCGGTATTCATCCGGTTTTGCGGAGTGTTTTCTATGTCATTTATCAGCAGCGGTTTTGAAGCTTTTTTCGCTTCTTTTTTCGCGGAAGTTTTCCAGTCTTTTGGATCTGGTTTTTGTACTAATTCTTCAACTATGGTATTCCAATCGCCACAGGAATTACATTTTCCCTGCCATTTAGAATACTGCGCACCACATTTTTGACAATAATAAGTAGTCTTGACCTTGGCCATTTAATAGATCTATTTTATGCTAATAACCGAAATCTTTTTTAATAGCATCGGCTTTTTCAAGCATAAAATCGGTGTCTATAAACGCAATTTTTTCCTGTCCGTAAGCATTTTGATAAATTCTCATAGCCTTCTTTGGATTCCCGGTTTCTTCTTCATACCTGGCTTCGAAAAAGGTTCCTAGCATAGTTCCTGGATAATGTTCAAAAGCCATTTTGTATAAAGTTTTGTATTCTTCCCAGTTCCTTGTTTTCTCAATAGCATTATAAACAGCCATAAAATCATTAAGGCTTATCTTTCTCTCTAAACCATATAATTCTTCGATGGAGTTGTATTTGTCTGCCAGATATTGTGATGGAGAAGCGGAGGTTTGAAGCAGGATCTCATTATAATCTTTAGTTGAAATGGGCCTGTAAATCTCAAACATACTGGAAATTGCAGACGGAATAGCTTTTCCTACCAGTGAATAATGCGTTTCATCCTTAAAATCATCGAAATTATAAGTGACCATTTTATTTTCGATATTCTTCAACTGATTATCAAAACTCATAATATTCTTTTTTAGATCAGGAATATCGTCACTACTTGTTGCCATATAGAACCATTTCTTAGATTCCGCAGTACTCAGGGCGTTGGTTACTCTATTCGCCATTTCGGGAGCAAGATCAGGGCTTAGGTTAACATATCCCTGAAAAATTGGAGACTGCTTGAGCAGGTAATAATTAATAAAGTTAGAAGTAAAGTCATGTCCTACGATAATTCTAAAATTAGCGGTTCTGTATTTTTGATCTAGTTGGGCAAGAAGTTCCATTCCAATAAACTCAAAGAATTTCGCGCCTTTTTCAGAAGGGAGAAAATTATTTTCAGAATATGAGGTGTCATCCATTCTTATTCCGTCCTGGTTTATGCCTACCACGATCATTTCAGGAATGTCTTCCCAGTAGGAATAATAATCCACCATTCCCGCTACGGGTTCGAATAAATAATCTCCATCCAGCACCACAACAACAGGATATCGTTTTTCTTTATTTTCTTCGTAATTCCTTGGTAACTGGATCTTTATTTGCCTGGTTTCACCAAGCTTTTGGGAAGATAAACTTTCGTTTTTAATCTGCGCATTGCTTACTATCGGCAATGAAATTGCCAATAGCAAAAGTAATAATCGTTTCATAGGTGTAGTATTGATTCGGACCTACAATATAATTATTATTTCTTATTGTTTAAAAGTGGCAGTAAAATAAAGGATAAACCACCAAAAAGCAGTACTACAAAGGTTTGTGTAGCCCAGGAGATCCATCCAAAAGCTTCGGCAGCATGTTCCTGAACGCCGAAAAACGTCAAGACACCACCAACAGCCAGTGGATAAACGCCTATTCCGCCATTGGTTGCAGAGACTGCGAAAGATCCTACCACAAAGGCAGCCATGATGATGCCGGCTGAAGTGCCAGCGGTTTCAGGAATGCTTAGTTTGATGATAAAGAACATGATGAGATACATGGACCAAATGAAAATTGTATGGAATATGAAAGCCCATTTTTGTTTCATACTAAGAATACTCTTCATTCCCTCCAAAAGGCCTTTAGCCAGTTTTTTTATTTTTTGAAATGGCAGCCAGTTGGAGCGTTTAACGATGTTGATTCCAATAATTATGACGCCAACCAAGCCCAGAAATATGAGGAGGGTGTTTAATGGTTTAATATTTTGATCATTCAGGTAAATTAGGAGATCATCAGTTTGAAGAATAACTACTACTCCAATAATTAACATCAGGATAAGAAGATCTGCAACCCTTTCAGATATAATAGTCCCGAAACCCTTCTCAAAAGGTACATTTTCATAGGTTGAGAGCGTAACTGCCCGTAATACTTCTCCGGAGCGGGGAATCCCGAAATTTGCCAGATAAGCAACCATTACCGCCATAAACCGATTGGCCTGAGATGATTTATAGCCCATTGGTTCCAGCATAAATTTCCAGCGATAGGCTCGGGAAAAATGAGAAGTAGCGCCCAATAGAAAAGAAACAAAGATCCAGAACTTGTTTGCGTCTACAATGCTCTGCCACAAATTTTCACGTTCCTCCTGGGTAGAACTTTTCAAAGAATACCAGATCAAAAAAATCCCCAAAAATAAGGGGATGCTAATTTTTAAAAATTTGATAAATTTTTTATTCAAAGTGACTTATTTCAGCAAATTGGTTTCTTCATCAGGAAATACGAGAGAAGGCTTAAAATTTCTGGCTTCTTCAAGTTCCATAATTCCGTAGGCAATAATAATAAGAATATCTCCTTTAGCTACTTTACGTGCTGCCGCACCATTGAGGGTAATTTCTCCAGTGTTTCTTAGTCCCGGAATAACATAAGTTTCCAGACGTTCTCCATTATTATTATTTACGATCTGTACTTTTTCACCTTCAATAATACTGGCTGCTTCCATAAGATCTTCATCTATGGTTATGCTGCCAATATAATCAAGATCTGCCCCGGTTACTTTTACTCTATGAATTTTTGATTTAACTACGTGAATTTGCATTTCTTAATTAGTTGTTCAAAGCAATATTATCTATCAACCTTATTCCATCGGAATAAGCAGCAATAAACGCTCTGTATTGTTTTCCTTTTTCTTTTTTGTTTACTTTTTTCAAAGTCTCTGAATCGGCAATTTCAAAATACTCCAATTTAAGATGCTGATTATTTTTAAATTGATTTTCTACCCAATTCGTGGTATGTTCTGCACTTTCTGTGCCAAATAGACGGTTGGCATTTTGCAGGACTTCATAAATAAAAGCAGCTTCTTTCCGGTTTTGAAAACTTAGACGTTCATTTCTGGAGGACCTTGCAAGTCCTGAATCTTCTCTTAAGATAGGACATCCAACTATTTCTACCGGAAGACCTGTCTTTTCAATTAATTTCCTGATTATCTGTAATTGTTGAAAATCTTTTTCCCCGAAAAATGCTTTATCAGGAGTAATAACTTCAAAAAGATGCTTAACTACCGTGCCAACACCATTAAAATGACCCGCTCTAAATTCACCTTCCATCACAGATTCTAGTCCTTCAAAATCGAAATTTTGGGAAAGTATCTTATCTCCATATAATTCATTTGCAGTAGGCGAAAATACCCAGATATCTGAAGTTTCCTTTTCTAACAGCTCGATATCTTTATTTAAATTTCTAGGATATTTCTCAAGATCTTCAGGGTTATCAAACTGTGTAGGATTTACAAAAATACTTACTATAACCTGATCTGAATCTTTTAAAGCATTTGTCACCAAAGACAGGTGTCCCTCATGGAGAGCTCCCATTGTTGGAACTAATCCAATGCTTTTACCATCAGATTTTACCTTCTGAATAGCCTGTATAAGTAGTTGTTTCTCCCTAAAAACCTGCATTTTATTATAAAATTAACAGCGTGCAAACTTAATATATCTCTGGCAATCTGCATAAATTTTTGTAATTTTGCGTGTTTTTTATTCGGAAACGTAACTAAAGCAAAGAATTTATGAAAGATAAGAGAGTGTTATACGTCTCGTCTGAAGTTATACCCTACTTACCTGAAACCGATATTTCCTCAACTTCTTTTGAAGCAGCAAAAATGGTGAATAACCTTGGAGGGCAAATAAGAATTTTTATGCCAAGGTTCGGGAATATCAATGAACGTAGGCATCAATTGCATGAAGTGATCCGTTTATCGGGAATGAACCTTGTGATCAACGATCTGGATATGCCGTTAATTATTAAAGTGGCCTCTATTCCAAAAGAAAGAATGCAGGTTTATTTTATAGATAACGAAGATTACTTTAAAAGAAAGGCAACATTAACTGATGAAGACGGAAATCTCTTTTCTGATAATGATGAACGAGCAATATTCTTCGCGAAAGGGGTTATTGAGACGGTGAAGAAATTAAACTGGTCTCCAGATATCATCCACGTTCATGGTTGGCTGGCATCTTTATTGCCATTGTATTTGAGAAATTATTATGGGAATGAACCATTGTTCAAGGATGCAAAAATAGTTACCTCTATTTACAATCAAAGTTTTGAAGAAACGTTAGATGAAGAGTTAAAAGAGAAAATTTTGTTTGATGGACTGGAAAATGCGAACGTCAAACACCTCAAAACTCCTAATT contains these protein-coding regions:
- a CDS encoding M23 family metallopeptidase, with amino-acid sequence MRSIKILPFLIIMFFFSCSQLEKAEELITGLSEKEKYKKDNDISDELFKIWEDRITKALDDSLEIELPYLESGELKPRNFAIYSYATYLIPGEVIEATILTDSSSTLIFSELYKITNSENKEFEKIKSGESQTGILQFEVKEKGLYKIVIQPEIEANTSFQIGIKKSPTYLFPVLNGANADIGSYWGDMRDGGKRDHKGIDIFADRGTPVIAPTSGRVGFTGEKGLGGKQVWLRDSKRKQSLYYAHLDSIVPDLGRVNIGDTLGFVGNTGNAKTTPPHLHFGIYRSNDGAIDPLGFVYLTEEPENQKLDKSEIAPRLKVNSQIANFRNKPASNNSSVIKKGKQGEILMVQGKTADWFHVRDSLDRSMFIHESLVQAIN
- the radA gene encoding DNA repair protein RadA; the protein is MAKVKTTYYCQKCGAQYSKWQGKCNSCGDWNTIVEELVQKPDPKDWKTSAKKEAKKASKPLLINDIENTPQNRMNTGNNELDRVLGGGLVPGSLTLLGGEPGIGKSTLLLQISLGLNYRVLYVSGEESQQQIKMRAERINPNPANCFILTETKTQSIFRQIEEVEPEVVIIDSIQTLHSDYIESAPGSISQIRECTAELIKFAKESNTPVILIGHITKEGSIAGPKVLEHMVDTVLQFEGDRNHVYRILRAHKNRFGSTHELGIYEMQGSGLREVSNPSEILISKNEEDLSGTAIASTLEGMRPLMIEIQALVSTAVYGTPQRSTTGYNAKRLNMLLAVLEKRAGFRLGAKDVFLNVTGGISVDDPAIDLAVVAAILSSNEDIALEKDTCFAAEVGLAGEIRPVTRIEQRIMEAEKLGFASIMLSKQSKIPKGDFNIRIIKVAKMEDVVSHLFD
- a CDS encoding alpha/beta hydrolase — translated: MKRLLLLLLAISLPIVSNAQIKNESLSSQKLGETRQIKIQLPRNYEENKEKRYPVVVVLDGDYLFEPVAGMVDYYSYWEDIPEMIVVGINQDGIRMDDTSYSENNFLPSEKGAKFFEFIGMELLAQLDQKYRTANFRIIVGHDFTSNFINYYLLKQSPIFQGYVNLSPDLAPEMANRVTNALSTAESKKWFYMATSSDDIPDLKKNIMSFDNQLKNIENKMVTYNFDDFKDETHYSLVGKAIPSAISSMFEIYRPISTKDYNEILLQTSASPSQYLADKYNSIEELYGLERKISLNDFMAVYNAIEKTRNWEEYKTLYKMAFEHYPGTMLGTFFEARYEEETGNPKKAMRIYQNAYGQEKIAFIDTDFMLEKADAIKKDFGY
- a CDS encoding lysylphosphatidylglycerol synthase transmembrane domain-containing protein, whose product is MNKKFIKFLKISIPLFLGIFLIWYSLKSSTQEERENLWQSIVDANKFWIFVSFLLGATSHFSRAYRWKFMLEPMGYKSSQANRFMAVMVAYLANFGIPRSGEVLRAVTLSTYENVPFEKGFGTIISERVADLLILMLIIGVVVILQTDDLLIYLNDQNIKPLNTLLIFLGLVGVIIIGINIVKRSNWLPFQKIKKLAKGLLEGMKSILSMKQKWAFIFHTIFIWSMYLIMFFIIKLSIPETAGTSAGIIMAAFVVGSFAVSATNGGIGVYPLAVGGVLTFFGVQEHAAEAFGWISWATQTFVVLLFGGLSFILLPLLNNKK
- the panD gene encoding aspartate 1-decarboxylase; the protein is MQIHVVKSKIHRVKVTGADLDYIGSITIDEDLMEAASIIEGEKVQIVNNNNGERLETYVIPGLRNTGEITLNGAAARKVAKGDILIIIAYGIMELEEARNFKPSLVFPDEETNLLK
- the panC gene encoding pantoate--beta-alanine ligase — translated: MQVFREKQLLIQAIQKVKSDGKSIGLVPTMGALHEGHLSLVTNALKDSDQVIVSIFVNPTQFDNPEDLEKYPRNLNKDIELLEKETSDIWVFSPTANELYGDKILSQNFDFEGLESVMEGEFRAGHFNGVGTVVKHLFEVITPDKAFFGEKDFQQLQIIRKLIEKTGLPVEIVGCPILREDSGLARSSRNERLSFQNRKEAAFIYEVLQNANRLFGTESAEHTTNWVENQFKNNQHLKLEYFEIADSETLKKVNKKEKGKQYRAFIAAYSDGIRLIDNIALNN
- a CDS encoding glycogen/starch synthase — translated: MKDKRVLYVSSEVIPYLPETDISSTSFEAAKMVNNLGGQIRIFMPRFGNINERRHQLHEVIRLSGMNLVINDLDMPLIIKVASIPKERMQVYFIDNEDYFKRKATLTDEDGNLFSDNDERAIFFAKGVIETVKKLNWSPDIIHVHGWLASLLPLYLRNYYGNEPLFKDAKIVTSIYNQSFEETLDEELKEKILFDGLENANVKHLKTPNYVNLLKTAVDNSDAVVMGGDNVPEELKTYVDKLKKPVLPFTEKENFSHAYQEFYDTKVLSE